In Xyrauchen texanus isolate HMW12.3.18 chromosome 35, RBS_HiC_50CHRs, whole genome shotgun sequence, one DNA window encodes the following:
- the LOC127629079 gene encoding lymphocyte antigen 6B-like, with translation MNLRVSVVLLLIFLTGGHSLKCYFCTFMTKTGSCDGTTMTCPIGGSKCGSVITDSIVGSTEVSVTAKACAPECKPRTEQIPTGGTITTKCCDTDLCNGTDGIYKGSFLLLLSPLFFYILMN, from the exons ATGAATCTACGAGTCTCTGTTGTGCTTCTTTTGATTTTTCTCACTGGAG GACACTCTCTCAAATGTTATTTCTGCACATTTATGACAAAAACGGGTTCTTGTGATGGAACAACGATGACATGTCCCATTGGAGGTTCCAAATGTGGAAGTGTAATAACGGATTCCATTG TAGGTTCCACTGAGGTGTCTGTCACAGCTAAGGCTTGTGCTCCTGAATGTAAACCTAGAACCGAACAGATCCCAACTGGAGGAACAATTACTACCAAGTGCTGTGACACTGATCTCTGCAATGGCACAG ATGGAATCTATAAGGGCAGTTTCTTGCTTCTTTTGTCGCCTCTGTTCTTCTACATCCTGATGAACTGA